AGGATAGCGACCTATTTGAGGCATATATCCAATTAGCTTTCTGTATTGCCACTGGTTACTGATTTCAATCCCATTTATCGAAATTTTACCAGAGTCGGGAATAACCATTCCCAATATGGTTTTAATTAATGTAGTTTTACCACACGCGTTAGCTCCTATCAGAGCGATAATATTGTCACCTCCGAGATCAAGATTTATATTCTTGAGGACCTCAAATTTTCCAAATGCTTTGTTGATGCCTTCTATTCCTATCATTTTTTATTTAGTTGTTAGGTGGTTAGTTAGTGCTTTTAACTTTCTACTCTTAATCTCAACCTTAATCTTTCCACTCAACCTATTTTTCCCATTCTTGGTTTATTATCTTTTAGACTTTCGGGAGTTAAATTAGGAAACATGGTCTCCGCCTTATCCATCAGTTTGACAAAAAAACTTCGGAATAACATTAAAGCACCGGGGTTCCTTTGAATAATCATCGAATAAAATGTGGCCGGTCTGTGTGGTATATCGCCATATCCATCTCTGTCCAGGTCATAACCTTCATATTTATCCCAATAGTTCTCGTCAAAATACTTCATCACCAGATTACCATTAGTAGCTACATCAAAAGTATTACCTATAAAATTGTTCAGGCTGATGTATGCATCGCTGCAACTGGTTTGTATTTGTAAGGCCCATCCGTTTTTTTCGAACCTATTTTTGATCATTTTAATACGATTTGCTCCTTCAGCAAAAACAGCTATGGTATTGTTTTGGAATATATTATTCTCAATATGGCTGTCCATGATTTCTTTCAACAAGAGGCCATATGCTGCATTCCCCCAATTTTCGGCAAAGGTGTTATTATACATCTTTACCCGTTTGCTGTACATAACGGCTACACCAGCACCATTTTTTTTGATAATATTATGGTTGTAGATATCATCATGAGAAAACATAAAATGTAATCCATAGCGTTTATTGCCAATGCTTTGATTATTCTCTATTTTAGATTTTGTGACAAACTCGAAATAAATACCATCCCTATGTCCTGATACATGATTATTAGCGATTTTGAGGTGATTGCTTTTCCAACAATGTATGCCATTTGCAGCAGGTTTACCTTTAATATTTCCCGATTGAAGTTGATTATTCTCGAAGGTGCAAAAGCTGGAATTCATGCAATGTATGCCGAAAAAATTATCCTGAAAACGGCAATTACGTACAATAACGTTTTTTGAATTCTGGATTTTTAATGCAGCCACATCCATGTAACTGGAACTTCCCGAATTTTTAAATAAAATACCATCTATCAATACCGCATCACTTTCTATCAATAAATTTTCATACTTATTTTCACCATCAATAACTGGAAGGGATTCTCCGATAAGTACAATCTTTTTATTGATTTTCAGATTGCCTTCGCGGTATACACCTGTTTTTATTAAAATGGTATCTCCATCTTGTGCCTCTTGTAAAGCCTTGGTTATACTCTTAAACCCCGATTGACTGGATACAATCAGTTTCCGCGCTTTTACATCTTCTGTAAAACAGAGGACTAAAAAAATAATAATTAATGATGCTGTGCTAAATAATCGTCCCATTTCATTTCGGTTCCTGAATAATTTTCCTGAATTTTTGTTTTTTCCTGAGTATTTTCAAAAGCTGCGATATTAGATCCCATTGGACTTTTTAGCTGTTCCGAGAAAAATAGATAGCTATGTTTTGCGGGAATCAGCTTTTGGGGATTTGAGAAATCTACAAGCCATAATCCTGCTATATCTTCGTCTTTTACCTGTTCGTTTTCTATAAATCCCTTGATACAGTGAATGTCATCAAACTTGAAAATCCTACCTTTTTTAGTAACCAGTTCGGCGCCATAGCGTTGATCGCTGATGGTCATTTTACAAAAGTCGCAATTGTCTACTCCAAATTGTATTGGCTGCGGTTTTGTACTGCAAGAAGAAAGAACAAATAGTGCCGAAATAAATAGAAAATAACCTGTTTTAAATATGTGCCTGAACATTTTTTCCTGAGTTTGTAATTTCCTTGAATAGTAAAAATACCAGAGATAATCCTACACCTAACATAATCCAACCACCTGTACTGGGAATAGAAAAGGCTTCGAAATTGAGCAATTGCTTAAATCCGATTAAAGGAGGTTGATAGCTCATGCCGGGTACCTGTATTGGTGCCTTTGGATCAAGGTTATGACCATAGTCGTATTCCCAGATGTAGAAGTCAACCATCGCAACAATAGCGAAAAGAAAAAATAACGTTGCCCATGATGTAAAGAACCACCTTTTGTTAATTACAGCTGTCAGCAAACCCAACAAAGAGAATGTGGCGAAAATATAAGGTAGGACGGTAAACTCCACAAAATCATTTGCATGCAAAGTTCGCATGCCTATGTAATGATTTAATCCATTGATAATTTCTACATCACCTGATAATTTATTGGCATGGATATGCATTGACAATCCCTCTGGGTATTGCGGGGCTTTTAGCTCGATCTTCCATATAGGTACAAAAATGACTATTGCCAGTGCTATTCCACAGATAGCGGAGAGTATTTTTGTGATCTGCAACAGACCCGTTTTTTTCTTTTCTACTTGGTTCATTTTCTTTTGCTTATCGGGATTTACATATATCAGAGCTTTGATAGCTGGAGTTTTCTGGAAACCAGGCTGATTTTTGTTTGCTACAATTAACGTGTTGTTACAAATGTTTGATAATAAGATTGCTTCGATTCCTCGCAATGACGAAGCTGTTTGTCATTGCGAGGAGGTACGACGTGGCAATCTCTCCAACGTCTTTCATATTGTTTGCCCATTGAGTTTGTTGGCTCAATCTGAGTGTTAATCAATTCAGTGGTCCCGGAGCTTTTTCACCCGTACCATATCTTAGCGGAGTATTACTTCCGGCAGGAGATACTCTGATATAGCCAGACATTTCCTGATGTAGCGCACTACAAAAGTCGCTACAGTAAAAAGGAGTAATGCCTGTTTTTTTAGGAATCCATTTTAAG
This genomic interval from Pseudopedobacter saltans DSM 12145 contains the following:
- a CDS encoding nitrous oxide reductase accessory protein NosL; its protein translation is MFRHIFKTGYFLFISALFVLSSCSTKPQPIQFGVDNCDFCKMTISDQRYGAELVTKKGRIFKFDDIHCIKGFIENEQVKDEDIAGLWLVDFSNPQKLIPAKHSYLFFSEQLKSPMGSNIAAFENTQEKTKIQENYSGTEMKWDDYLAQHH
- the nosD gene encoding nitrous oxide reductase family maturation protein NosD codes for the protein MGRLFSTASLIIIFLVLCFTEDVKARKLIVSSQSGFKSITKALQEAQDGDTILIKTGVYREGNLKINKKIVLIGESLPVIDGENKYENLLIESDAVLIDGILFKNSGSSSYMDVAALKIQNSKNVIVRNCRFQDNFFGIHCMNSSFCTFENNQLQSGNIKGKPAANGIHCWKSNHLKIANNHVSGHRDGIYFEFVTKSKIENNQSIGNKRYGLHFMFSHDDIYNHNIIKKNGAGVAVMYSKRVKMYNNTFAENWGNAAYGLLLKEIMDSHIENNIFQNNTIAVFAEGANRIKMIKNRFEKNGWALQIQTSCSDAYISLNNFIGNTFDVATNGNLVMKYFDENYWDKYEGYDLDRDGYGDIPHRPATFYSMIIQRNPGALMLFRSFFVKLMDKAETMFPNLTPESLKDNKPRMGKIG